Proteins from a single region of Pyrus communis chromosome 6, drPyrComm1.1, whole genome shotgun sequence:
- the LOC137737987 gene encoding plant intracellular Ras-group-related LRR protein 6-like encodes MMYEQQQQQIRMDTNKKAAHERKRSIEEERLEIVDLSGMSLDALPNPSLNLGTICKLDLSNNNLQNIPESLTARLLNVVVLDVHSNQLKSLPNSIGCLSKLKVLNVAGNLLSYLPKTIENCRSMEELNANFNKLSHLPDTIGFELNNLKKLSVNSNKLVFLPRSLTHLTSLRVLDARLNCLRSLPEDLENLINLEVLNVSQNFQYLETLPYSIGLLLSLVELDVSYNKITALPDSIGCLKKLQKLIVEGNPMVSPPPEVFEQGLHSVKEYLSEKMNGGHKTPPKKKSWMGKLVKYGTFNGANRSGPREERGGFIMPEYRSIDGLASPRYMGMFSPRRLFSPRTYFSR; translated from the exons ATGATGTacgagcagcagcagcagcaaattAGAATGGACACGAATAAAAAAGCTGCTCATGAGAGGAAGAGATCGATAGAAGAAGAGAGGCTTGAAATTGTGGATTTGAGTGGGATGTCTCTTGATGCCCTTCCCAATCCTTCCCTTAATTTGGGGACTATTTGCAAGCTTGACCTTTCCAATAACAATCTTCAG AACATACCAGAATCCTTAACAGCAAGATTACTAAACGTGGTAGTGCTGGACGTGCACTCAAATCAGCTGAAATCTCTTCCAAACTCAATTGGTTGTTTGTCCAAGCTTAAGGTTCTCAATGTTGCAGGAAACCTTCTTTCATATCTCCCAAAAACTATTGAAAATTGCAG GTCAATGGAAGAGCTGAATGCCAACTTCAACAAGCTGAGCCACCTCCCAGACACCATTGGTTTTGAACTCAATAACCTCAAGAAGCTATCAGTGAACTCCAACAAGCTTGTCTTTCTACCACGCTCCCTCACCCATCTTACGTCTCTGCGCGTACTCGATGCTCGTCTCAACTGCCTCAGGTCCCTTCCTGAAGATCTTGAGAACCTTATCAACCTTGAAGTTCTCAATGTAAGCCAAAATTTCCAGTACCTCGAAACCCTACCATACTCCATTGGCCTCCTTTTGTCTCTAGTAGAATTGGACGTCAGCTACAACAAGATCACAGCCCTACCAGACTCCATTGGATGCCTCAAGAAGCTTCAGAAGCTTATTGTGGAAGGAAACCCTATGGTTTCTCCTCCTCCTGAGGTGTTTGAGCAAGGGTTGCATTCAGTGAAGGAGTATCTTAGTGAGAAAATGAATGGTGGCCACAAGACTCCGCCAAAGAAGAAGTCTTGGATGGGCAAGCTGGTGAAGTATGGCACGTTCAATGGGGCCAACCGAAGCGGACCtcgagaggagagaggagggttCATCATGCCTGAGTACCGCTCAATTGACGGCCTTGCTTCTCCGAGGTATATGGGGATGTTCTCACCCCGTCGCCTCTTCTCTCCCCGTACTTACTTCAGTCGGTGA